A region of Immundisolibacter sp. DNA encodes the following proteins:
- a CDS encoding NADH-quinone oxidoreductase subunit J translates to MGTEKFVFYLLSAILVFAAGMVVSVRNAVRAVLFLVLAFFTCAGLWLILEAEFLAIALVLVYVGAVMVLWLFVVMMLDVDRAELREGFGSHLPLGLAVTLLIVFEMVLVYGTGQLDTALARPPLPDAAGVSNVQAIAAVLYTEYAYPFEIAAVILLIGMVAAIGLTFRGVRASKYISPSAQVHITPRGRMHLLDLPRGEGGEDDSAKDR, encoded by the coding sequence ATGGGTACTGAGAAGTTTGTTTTTTATCTTCTGTCGGCGATTCTGGTTTTCGCGGCCGGAATGGTGGTCAGCGTGCGCAATGCCGTGCGCGCGGTGCTGTTCCTGGTGCTGGCGTTTTTTACCTGCGCCGGCCTGTGGCTGATCCTGGAGGCGGAATTCCTGGCCATTGCCTTGGTGCTTGTCTACGTCGGCGCGGTGATGGTGCTGTGGCTGTTCGTGGTGATGATGCTGGATGTCGACCGGGCCGAGTTGCGCGAGGGCTTCGGCAGCCATCTGCCGCTGGGGCTGGCGGTGACGCTGCTGATCGTGTTCGAGATGGTGCTGGTCTACGGTACCGGCCAGCTCGACACGGCCCTGGCGCGGCCGCCATTGCCGGATGCCGCCGGTGTCAGCAATGTGCAGGCAATCGCCGCCGTGCTCTACACCGAATACGCCTATCCGTTCGAGATTGCCGCCGTGATTCTGCTGATTGGCATGGTGGCGGCCATTGGTCTGACCTTCCGCGGCGTGCGCGCCAGCAAATACATTTCGCCCTCGGCGCAGGTTCACATTACTCCACGCGGGCGCATGCACCTGCTGGACCTGCCCCGTGGTGAGGGTGGCGAAGACGACTCGGCAAAGGACAGGTAA
- the nuoI gene encoding NADH-quinone oxidoreductase subunit NuoI has protein sequence MTRVAQYFKSLLLLELLSGLGVTLRHFFKPKITVQFPEEKTPLSPRFRGLHALRRYPNGEERCIACKLCEAVCPALAITIESEPRADGTRRTTRYDIDMFKCIYCGFCEEACPVDSIVLTRFNHFHMEENAERVYDKSTLLAIGDRMEAQIAADRAADAAYR, from the coding sequence ATGACCCGCGTTGCCCAGTACTTCAAGAGTCTGCTGCTGCTCGAACTGCTGTCCGGGCTTGGCGTGACCCTGCGTCACTTTTTCAAGCCGAAGATCACGGTGCAGTTTCCGGAGGAGAAAACCCCGCTGTCGCCGCGCTTTCGCGGCCTGCATGCGCTGCGCCGCTACCCGAATGGCGAGGAGCGCTGCATCGCCTGCAAGCTGTGCGAGGCGGTATGCCCGGCCCTGGCGATCACCATCGAGTCCGAACCGCGCGCGGACGGCACCCGCCGCACCACGCGCTACGACATCGACATGTTCAAGTGCATTTATTGCGGCTTTTGCGAGGAGGCGTGCCCAGTCGATTCCATCGTGCTGACGCGCTTCAATCATTTCCACATGGAAGAGAACGCCGAGCGGGTCTATGACAAATCGACCCTGTTGGCCATCGGCGACCGCATGGAAGCGCAGATCGCCGCCGACCGCGCGGCCGATGCCGCGTACCGCTGA